The Notamacropus eugenii isolate mMacEug1 chromosome 4, mMacEug1.pri_v2, whole genome shotgun sequence DNA window TTGGGCTCCCCCAAGCCCTTCATCTTTTTCCCCAGACTCCCTCAAATGAAGCCCTGCGTGCCCCACCACCTGGTTAAGCACCAATTCACACCCCGCACCCAGGAAGCGGACCAGCCTTCTGAGGGCTGGGCTGAAGCGGCAGCAGTCCCCACACACAATGGTCTTCTCCCTCAGAGCAGGCACAGTTGAGGTGGGAGATGGGAAGAAGGCTCGGGCAAGCTCTCCAAGGATAATCTGAGAGAAAAGACCAGGATTGTTGGGGGAGCCCCACCTTAGtcatcctcctcccttctttacAATCCACGCCTCCCAAGACCCTGGGAATTACCGTGATGGCAGGCCCTGCAGTGACCAGGGGGTAGATCAGAGCTGGGGGGACACGGCTGGTGGCCTCGGGCCCTGGGTACGGCTTGGCATAAGTACTGTCATAGCAGAAGAAGCCCTGCATGTGCACTGGGAATGTGTCTGTGTATTCCAGGCGGTAGGCAAGAAGTACCACAGCACCCAGGAGTACTGACTGCCAGTCCAGGCCCCGGGGCAGAAGCGGATGGTGGGATAcaggaaagacagggagagaagagaagccaCCAAGGAAGACACAGAGATGAAACTCCACATAAGGGTTATTGGGGAGGAGGCACAGAGGTAGAAAGGATaggtaaagaaaggaaggagagaaaaaggagggaagaggaggaagttacaaagagaacaaagatcaggagagagacagagtcacaAACCAAGGAGAGAGAACATAGTGATTAAAGTTGAGGGCATCTCTTCTTCCAGaaacctctcccccaaatcctctATGCTGATCTGCATGGTCCTCACCTCCACAAAGATGAAGCAGGGTATTATGGAGAAACTCCTCTTCAGGTCTGGTCGCCCACTCGCCATGGTGGGATCGGGATGAGGGGTACAATTGGCGGGGGCCTGGGAGAGAGGCCCAGTCACACAATCCCCTATGACAGCAGACTCAagtcctctccctcaccccagaaGTTTTAAAGGTTCTATTGGGTATGTTGTGTCTGACCAACCCAGTTGCTGGTCCTTTTGCCTCAGTCTCTCAtctgtccctcccttcctcagGGCCATCCCTTGGAAGAACACTCCCCATCCCTCAACCACCATCAGAAAGTTCTCCCAGTAATATAGCCTTTATTCTGTAACTGTCTCAGAAAATGATCCCCAAAGATTTAAAGACTTATGTGTTTGGAGAAGATTATTGCTAGATGCTGGAGTAGGTACAAAGCTCAGATAAGACCATGTCCCCTCAAATAACTCGAAAAGACTGGAAAACGCTATGCCATTTGGCTTCTGCTTTCTGTTTCCAGCCCCCTCTTCCTCCAAGGGGTTCTGACCCCTCCATTCAATGATTCACTCAGGCTACAGCATTCCTCATCATAGGAGGGACCCCATGGACACCACtatcccctgccccctccctacCTCCGCTTAACCCAAACCTCGGGACTGCTCCAACCCTGCTGTATTGGCATTTCCAgcacaggagggagagagagagagagagagagagagagagagagagagagagagagagagagagagagagagagagagagagagagagagagagagagagtctgtgGGTTTTTGTTGCAAGGGGAAGCCTATGAGAGTGGGCGAACACACAGACTCGTAGCCTCGCACAGGCGTGCACACACagtgtctccccctcccccatcacctCTCCCCAACGCCACCCCGCGATCCCAAGTACCCTTCCCCCATTACTTCCAGACAACGGCTCTAGAACTCCCTCCCCCCTGGTAAGCGGGGACCCCGTATCACGGTCCattccccatcaccaccacctgGGTCACGGCCGCTCCATGGCCCGGATCCACGTCCCACGACAGAGGAGGCCAGTCCCAGGCCCGGCCGGTCGCCTTGGTCCCAGATGTCTAGGTGTCGCGGGCCGACGAGATGACAGGCAGAGGCGGACGGACCCGGAGGATAGCCTGACCCTGGCTGTCCGGGCGTCCGCAGCTTTAGCCAGCCGAAGCCTCTGGAGCGGAGCTGAAGAGAGCGGCAGGGACTAGGGAAAGGATGGAtggagaggaggtgggaggggcGGGAGTGCGCCAGGCGTGCGCCGGCCCATTAGCACCGGGCCAACCCCGGGGCGGGGCATCTGTGATAGCGCTCCCGggctccccacctccccacctccccgagttcacatctggccttcAGTACGCATCCAGCGGAGGGAGACAGACCCAGAACGTAATCTCCTCGAAGGCAGGGATTattcctttttgtctctgtatcctcgGCACCTAGGACAGTCTCTGACacatagaagcttaataaatgcttgctgaatgaatgaatagaaccTTTGGATGGCGCCAGCTGtgttggggaagggaaaggaaagggggagggcaGTTTTCTGGACTGAGAAGTTTGTgcttgggtgggggagggggcgagGCGTCGTAAGGCTGAGTCTATTAGGGGCATGGCTGTGTGAGTCGTTTGAGCATGGGACTAGTGCTCTCCTTGGCTCTGTCctaatttgaccaaggtcacagactCAAGCGCCCTTTAGTCTTGACTTGGCTATGCACTCACTCCAGCCTAAAATGGCCTCTGAACTCAGCCCCACTAAATTACCTCTTTCTAGagcaaggaaggaggggaaggggcaggCAGGGGCAGCATCAACAGAGACAGTATTGGGGAAGGGGCCACtcctattttattttctctcttaggGGATTTCGGGGGACTGAGGCTTCCCTCAGGGAGGTCTCCCTTCCCTTGATCAGGCAGGTCCCAGCAGCTCAGCCTGTGGAGAGAGAGATTGGTCATGTGAAAGGTCAGATCCTCATCAGGGCTACTCAGAGATGAAGGGGGCAAAGGCAGGAGCTAAGGAGGAGGCTGGGGTGGGAAGGGTCCAGTGAGAGCAAGGATTGAGGTCAGAGATCCTGAAGAAGCCACATTTAGGGCCAGGGTCCAGGGGGATGGGCCAGGGGCTGGAGATTGTCAGGGTCCGTACTGAAGGAGTCTTGCATGTGTCAAGGCTATTGGCTACGGGCTGTGAGGTGGGTTGACATCTGAATCCGAATCTGTTGCCCAGGCTGGCAGTGGTGGTGGACTCACACAGCATCGTACCCTCCGGCCTGTGCCAGGGAATTCCAGAAGGGGTATTTGGAATGTAGTCTTGGGggaaggcatttttctcctccccaGAGCCTAACCTCCCCCTGAGCACTCACTCCTGAGGACTCCACGATGCTTCACTCCAGTCAGGGATAAGCTTTCAATGGCATTCTGAAGAGTGTTCACAGCTGACCTAGAGGGGGAAAGGACTAGAATATGCACAGAATCTGGACAGGGGGAATGGTAAGGAGTGAGACCCAGGTCATGATGGAGTTGGGACAATGAGTTCTTCATCATGTGTCCTCTCAACAAGTCTTAGGTTCACAGGAttgttttagagttggaaaaggtcTTGAGTAGCACCTAGTTCAATTAATCCCCaccctccattttataaatgaagaaacttgaggttcagagagaggaATAACTTGCCTTAGTTGGGAGTTGGCATTAGGTAGGGGTTTGAAGGGGATTTGAGGGGATAGGGGTCCCTGGGAACCAAGGAGGGGGCTCACCCAGGATTTCTTTCTCACCATATGTCATTCAGCTCCTCCTCCAGCTCCTCCGGTCCCCCCCATTCCTTGGATTTCCTATCCTCCTCAGATAGCATGCCCCCTTGCTGTTTCATCTTGGTTAGGACCTGAGGGTAGGGGGTGGCAAGGGGCAGAGGTAAGGCACTCTCTTTACCTTGTCTTCTAAATCCACCTCAGACATCTCGGCTCAGCCCTCAATCTTGGCCCAGGCTGAACCAGAGGTGTgggtagaagggaaagggagacatGTACTTCAGGCATCCCACCTGCTTCCTCCCACCCCCCTGCATCCTTCCTTGACCCACACCCATGGTCACCTTTTCCTCACCTTTCGACATTTCACCTGATTCTTCTGCATTTTCTTGATATTCACCAGGTTTTCGGTGATTTCCTCTTCCTGTGACTCTGCATAAAGGGATGCGGATAAGAAGATGAAAGGACCTTCAGTTAAGAGTCATGGGACCTCCCCTCCCTTCATCCTCGTGTTGGAGATATGAGAAGAGAGAAGCTGGGCCAATATCAACCACTGTTCATTCCCCAGGGATGGAGGGGGGACTGGGGGCCCTTCCCTCAGCCCGGAGGCCAGACCCTTCAGGGGGAGCAGACATGGGGATGAAGAGACAAAGCAATGGGAATAAGGGGGTGacaagtgggggtggggggacatACTGAGTTTCTGGTGGATGTAGGTCACCTCTTTCTGCAGCATTTCCAGCTCCTCCCATAGGAACTTCTTGCtggaggggttgggggggggggtgagaatGAATGATAACACAGCCACAAAGTCCctaacttaacctctctcaaaTCCCtcacccctccttcctccttccttagcTCTCCTGTTTACCCTAAGGTATCTCTATTGCTCTCAGACATCTTGTACCCCCAAGCCAGGATCCACACCTTTCCCGAATCTCCAGGCCCAGTTGTAGTAGGGAGCGGGTGGTCCGTCCCCGCTGGACCTCCTCACTCCCCCGAAGATTTTCCTTCACCTCCTGCAGGCCCCGAGCCAATGCCCGCCACAGCTCCTGACGCCCTATTTCTGCCCCTCGTCTAATGAGGTCATCTTGGGCTGAGCAGCAAGACAGGCTCATCACTTCTGCCAGGAGATGGATGGAGAGTGTGATTTCTGATTTTAGCCTGACCCTCACCTCCTGACCAGagcctcctctctgtctctcctcctatCGACCCctctgggaaggaaggggaagtcTCTTTAAATCTCAGACCTAGGTTCAGAGGGGATCAGTGTAAGGCCCTGGAAATCCCTCCCTATCCCTAACCTTGAGCTCACCTTCTACAAATCCTTGTGATTTGACTCCCTAGACCCAACCTCACCCTCTAGTGCCTGGATTTTAACCCTCTGATGactgctttccttctccagaagggTCACAGAGTGGTTCAGGAACTCGAAGGCCTAGTAACAGGAAGGAATTGGGATCAGAAAGCAGTATCAGAGGTTGCAGTAGGGTCAATATCagaaaggacagaaaggaaggagatgggCCAGCTCACCTTGGTCTGCGCTTGAAGCTGACTTTTCAGGCAATCCAATTCTGTCCTTACGAGCTTTTGTGAGTCAGAAATCATGATGGCAGAGACCTGGCCTATGGGATCAGAGATCATGGTGCCTGTTTTCCACCTCATCCCACCAGGTAAGGAAAGCCCTTCTAGGGGTGAAAGCAGTCTGAGTTTCCCTATTCCACAGAAAACAGAGGCCTTTACTTCCCCCAGCTCTCTGGGCTGTTGGCCTCATCCTCCCACCTCCTGTGGCCTGAGGATACCTTACCTGGGGCCTTAGAATTGTCTGTCTCCAAGCTCCTCTGAGGGCCAGCACGGTAGATCAAGGGGGAAAAGGGTAGAGGGTATATTAGACCCTGTTCTAGATCTCCAACTATTTCTAGAACCCAACTCTATCCTAGTTTGggcttttcccctcccccaaatcctgCAGGATCTCATTCATTCAAGTCACTGGAGGGAAACTGAAGCATGGGGGTGGAGCAGCAGCTAGACTGAACTTGAAGAAGCCCCTAAGCTATTAATTGATGTGCACATGTGGGTACCCCATTGGACTTGTCCACATACAAGAACATGCCTGTACCTGGTCACTGGCCTCTCTCTGAGGTCTTGGGCTCAGGCTCCGACTCCGACTTCTGTTCCTGTTCCCATTCCGACTCCTGGTCATGTTTCCCTTTGAACTACTATTCAGCTTTGGGCTTGAAGAAAGGGTCTCCTCAGAGATCAGCCACTTCTACAGGGGTTGGGATGAGAGTGGAAACAACACCCATAGTTACAGGACCCGAAGTCCTCAAACCCTATGAAAGGGTTGTGTCtttgctgctgcttctgtggGGATGTGTCTCTCCCAATACAGATCAAAGGGCTTTCCCTTCTATAACAGTAATTAAGTCCTAGGAGATTGTCTGAAGTAGAGATAAAATCACTTGATCAGAGTCAGAGGAGATGTGAACCCAAGTTTTCATGACACAAAGCCTAGACTCTCATCTGCTGAACCATGCTGCTtctacaataataaaaattatagctGCCGCTTCTGTATGAggttaaagtttacaaaatgctttctcatAACCTTCTGCAAGGTTGGTCTGGGTCCCCAATAACCCAAATATTACAGATAAAGAGGTTGAGGTCCAGACAAGTAAACTGAGTTACAAAGTATCATCCAGATACAGTGTTAGATCTGGGACGTGAACCTAGGTGTCTCCTGATTCCCTTACTACACCACGTGATCAGGGAGATGGGGACCCTgacagaaagaagaaggaagtgaCCTTGAAACTGAGATGTCCATCCTTTAGAGagtctctttcatcatttttcagcTTCTGGGAATCTGAGTTGATGTTATGAACCACACCTGCCATTCAGAGCCAGGGTCACATTGATGACATTTCAGGGATCCCACCCCAGCTCAAATGGGATTCCACAAAGAGTGCCCTAAATCATTCTTCAAGATTGCTGGGGAGAATAGGGGCTCCTTCTTTCAAGATTATTCCAAGCCACCAATATCTCAATCATTCCAGGTGCCCCTAGATCTCCCAACCTTGAAACCCCAGTTCCCTGTTCTCCTAGTGGCCCAATCTCAAAGTCCTACCTAGGACTTCAGCATGATGGCACCGGAGTCCTAGGCTTTAGTCCCTCAAATCCCAGCTCCCCCCAAGGACCCCTCCATCCCCTGTTGCTGGTCCTCAGTTCTCTAGCTCTTTCTCTTCAGTCTATTCCTCAACCCCTCCAAACTACTGCATCACCCTATACATACCCAGACCCCAAGACTTCTGTGAGGCCAAGCTGACACTCAGCTTATCAGACTTAGAATGAATCTGCACAGCACATTCCCTTGGGGACGATGAGCATGGAGAGTTACTGGACACTCCAGAGCTGTCAGAGTCCCGAGGAATTCCAGCCAGGACACAGTCACTTGGGTGGGTGAGGAAAATGCTCAGTGGGGGGTGAGGAGGGTGTATAGAGAAGCGTGCCCAGCCACCCATACCTGCCCATCCCTCCTCCCAGCCCTAGAGAGCTGTTCACATCTGGGAGCACTCCTAGAATCCACATGGCCAGAAGAGGAATTCTGTCCCATCCCGCCCCCCACCCCCGACCCAGCCATTCAAACTGGAACGCGATCCTAGGGATGTTGAGGCCAGATGTTTGCACCTGGGAGAGAACATCTGGAGGGGAGTCCGGTCCATAGAGTCCTCATTGCGTAGC harbors:
- the CCDC159 gene encoding coiled-coil domain-containing protein 159 isoform X4 codes for the protein MGLEYEQLQGLRNEDSMDRTPLQMFSPSDCVLAGIPRDSDSSGVSSNSPCSSSPRECAVQIHSKSDKLSVSLASQKSWGLGVVHNINSDSQKLKNDERDSLKDGHLSFKKWLISEETLSSSPKLNSSSKGNMTRSRNGNRNRSRSRSLSPRPQREASDQRSLETDNSKAPEGLSLPGGMRWKTGTMISDPIGQVSAIMISDSQKLVRTELDCLKSQLQAQTKAFEFLNHSVTLLEKESSHQRVKIQALEEVMSLSCCSAQDDLIRRGAEIGRQELWRALARGLQEVKENLRGSEEVQRGRTTRSLLQLGLEIRESKKFLWEELEMLQKEVTYIHQKLKSQEEEITENLVNIKKMQKNQVKCRKVLTKMKQQGGMLSEEDRKSKEWGGPEELEEELNDIWSAVNTLQNAIESLSLTGVKHRGVLRS
- the CCDC159 gene encoding coiled-coil domain-containing protein 159 isoform X1 translates to MGLEYEQLQGLRNEDSMDRTPLQMFSPSDCVLAGIPRDSDSSGVSSNSPCSSSPRECAVQIHSKSDKLSVSLASQKSWGLGVVHNINSDSQKLKNDERDSLKDGHLSFKKWLISEETLSSSPKLNSSSKGNMTRSRNGNRNRSRSRSLSPRPQREASDQRSLETDNSKAPEGLSLPGGMRWKTGTMISDPIGQVSAIMISDSQKLVRTELDCLKSQLQAQTKAFEFLNHSVTLLEKESSHQRVKIQALEEVMSLSCCSAQDDLIRRGAEIGRQELWRALARGLQEVKENLRGSEEVQRGRTTRSLLQLGLEIRESKKFLWEELEMLQKEVTYIHQKLKSQEEEITENLVNIKKMQKNQVKCRKVLTKMKQQGGMLSEEDRKSKEWGGPEELEEELNDIWSAVNTLQNAIESLSLTGVKHRGVLRSRRVRCCVSPPPLPAWATDSDSDVNPPHSP
- the CCDC159 gene encoding coiled-coil domain-containing protein 159 isoform X2 — encoded protein: MGLEYEQLQGLRNEDSMDRTPLQMFSPSDCVLAGIPRDSDSSGVSSNSPCSSSPRECAVQIHSKSDKLSVSLASQKSWGLGVVHNINSDSQKLKNDERDSLKDGHLSFKKWLISEETLSSSPKLNSSSKGNMTRSRNGNRNRSRSRSLSPRPQREASDQRSLETDNSKAPGQVSAIMISDSQKLVRTELDCLKSQLQAQTKAFEFLNHSVTLLEKESSHQRVKIQALEEVMSLSCCSAQDDLIRRGAEIGRQELWRALARGLQEVKENLRGSEEVQRGRTTRSLLQLGLEIRESKKFLWEELEMLQKEVTYIHQKLKSQEEEITENLVNIKKMQKNQVKCRKVLTKMKQQGGMLSEEDRKSKEWGGPEELEEELNDIWSAVNTLQNAIESLSLTGVKHRGVLRSRRVRCCVSPPPLPAWATDSDSDVNPPHSP
- the CCDC159 gene encoding coiled-coil domain-containing protein 159 isoform X5, which codes for MSSCDCVLAGIPRDSDSSGVSSNSPCSSSPRECAVQIHSKSDKLSVSLASQKSWGLGVVHNINSDSQKLKNDERDSLKDGHLSFKKWLISEETLSSSPKLNSSSKGNMTRSRNGNRNRSRSRSLSPRPQREASDQRSLETDNSKAPGQVSAIMISDSQKLVRTELDCLKSQLQAQTKAFEFLNHSVTLLEKESSHQRVKIQALEEVMSLSCCSAQDDLIRRGAEIGRQELWRALARGLQEVKENLRGSEEVQRGRTTRSLLQLGLEIRESKKFLWEELEMLQKEVTYIHQKLKSQEEEITENLVNIKKMQKNQVKCRKVLTKMKQQGGMLSEEDRKSKEWGGPEELEEELNDIWSAVNTLQNAIESLSLTGVKHRGVLRSRRVRCCVSPPPLPAWATDSDSDVNPPHSP
- the CCDC159 gene encoding coiled-coil domain-containing protein 159 isoform X3 is translated as MSSCDCVLAGIPRDSDSSGVSSNSPCSSSPRECAVQIHSKSDKLSVSLASQKSWGLGVVHNINSDSQKLKNDERDSLKDGHLSFKKWLISEETLSSSPKLNSSSKGNMTRSRNGNRNRSRSRSLSPRPQREASDQRSLETDNSKAPEGLSLPGGMRWKTGTMISDPIGQVSAIMISDSQKLVRTELDCLKSQLQAQTKAFEFLNHSVTLLEKESSHQRVKIQALEEVMSLSCCSAQDDLIRRGAEIGRQELWRALARGLQEVKENLRGSEEVQRGRTTRSLLQLGLEIRESKKFLWEELEMLQKEVTYIHQKLKSQEEEITENLVNIKKMQKNQVKCRKVLTKMKQQGGMLSEEDRKSKEWGGPEELEEELNDIWSAVNTLQNAIESLSLTGVKHRGVLRSRRVRCCVSPPPLPAWATDSDSDVNPPHSP
- the CCDC159 gene encoding coiled-coil domain-containing protein 159 isoform X6 → MGLEYEQLKWLISEETLSSSPKLNSSSKGNMTRSRNGNRNRSRSRSLSPRPQREASDQRSLETDNSKAPEGLSLPGGMRWKTGTMISDPIGQVSAIMISDSQKLVRTELDCLKSQLQAQTKAFEFLNHSVTLLEKESSHQRVKIQALEEVMSLSCCSAQDDLIRRGAEIGRQELWRALARGLQEVKENLRGSEEVQRGRTTRSLLQLGLEIRESKKFLWEELEMLQKEVTYIHQKLKSQEEEITENLVNIKKMQKNQVKCRKVLTKMKQQGGMLSEEDRKSKEWGGPEELEEELNDIWSAVNTLQNAIESLSLTGVKHRGVLRSRRVRCCVSPPPLPAWATDSDSDVNPPHSP